The following proteins are encoded in a genomic region of Reichenbachiella sp.:
- a CDS encoding MBL fold metallo-hydrolase, which translates to MIQIQNFVFNPFMENTYVLYDETKEAIIIDPGCYEQAEKDELTDFIETNELKVVKLINTHCHIDHVFGNAFVKKKYGVTLTIHKEDEATLKSVEVYAPAYGFQNFENTEAEEFFDEGDQIKFGNSTLDIFFTPGHAPGHVVLVNQEQNICIGGDVLFDGSIGRTDLPGGDFDTLIKSIHEKVFALEDETVVYPGHGGTTTVGKEKVSNPFCALSR; encoded by the coding sequence ATGATCCAAATTCAGAATTTTGTTTTCAATCCCTTCATGGAGAATACCTATGTGTTGTATGATGAAACCAAAGAAGCGATTATTATCGATCCGGGATGTTATGAACAGGCCGAAAAGGATGAACTGACAGACTTCATTGAAACGAATGAACTTAAGGTCGTCAAACTCATCAATACGCATTGCCATATTGATCATGTTTTTGGTAATGCTTTTGTAAAGAAAAAATACGGTGTGACTTTGACGATTCATAAGGAAGACGAAGCCACACTAAAATCTGTGGAAGTTTATGCGCCAGCTTATGGATTTCAGAATTTTGAAAACACCGAAGCAGAAGAGTTCTTTGATGAGGGAGATCAGATAAAGTTTGGCAATTCTACCCTGGATATCTTTTTTACACCGGGTCATGCACCAGGCCATGTCGTTTTGGTAAACCAAGAACAAAATATTTGCATCGGTGGAGATGTACTTTTTGATGGAAGCATTGGGCGTACAGATTTGCCAGGAGGAGATTTTGATACACTTATTAAAAGTATCCATGAGAAGGTATTCGCACTTGAAGATGAAACCGTAGTGTATCCTGGACATGGAGGAACCACAACCGTAGGAAAAGAAAAAGTCTCCAATCCATTTTGCGCCCTATCCAGATGA
- a CDS encoding CDP-alcohol phosphatidyltransferase family protein — protein MSIRNFTPNALTSLNLAFGCFAIVEIFEGRLENVIYYTLLSGVVDFFDGFSARLLKSTSNIGKDLDSLADMVSFGVVPALVMYQLLQISAPDTPWKYTAILIAVMSGLRLAKFNNDERQSDRFYGLPTPANAFLIISLAYLATEGFWYDIVNNWMALVGITFTTSFLLVADIPMLAFKFSKYGWKGNEAKYSFLLLSLVMGIVFQLVAVPLIIVMYIIGSVIAHLMSPKA, from the coding sequence ATGAGCATTCGAAATTTCACTCCCAACGCCCTCACGAGTCTCAATTTGGCTTTTGGCTGCTTTGCTATCGTGGAGATATTTGAAGGGAGGTTGGAGAATGTTATTTATTACACGCTCTTATCGGGGGTAGTAGACTTTTTTGATGGGTTTTCCGCCCGTCTGCTAAAGTCCACTTCAAACATTGGCAAAGACTTGGATTCGTTGGCTGATATGGTTTCGTTTGGGGTAGTTCCTGCGCTAGTCATGTATCAATTATTGCAAATCAGTGCGCCAGATACGCCTTGGAAATATACCGCCATTTTAATAGCGGTGATGTCGGGACTTCGATTGGCCAAGTTCAACAATGATGAGCGTCAATCTGATCGATTTTATGGTCTACCCACTCCAGCTAATGCTTTTTTGATTATTTCGTTAGCTTATTTGGCAACAGAGGGCTTTTGGTATGATATAGTTAACAATTGGATGGCATTAGTGGGAATTACCTTTACCACTTCCTTTCTTCTGGTAGCTGACATTCCCATGCTGGCTTTTAAGTTTAGTAAATATGGATGGAAGGGTAACGAAGCAAAGTATAGCTTTTTATTACTGAGTTTGGTGATGGGAATTGTATTTCAGTTAGTGGCTGTACCATTAATTATTGTCATGTATATAATTGGTTCAGTAATTGCACACCTGATGTCGCCAAAAGCATAA
- a CDS encoding FAD-dependent oxidoreductase encodes MYDYLIIGHGLAGAILSQRLLERGQKIMVLDQPDQNHSSAVAAGIFNPITGRKMFKTWKADELFPELLNFYPQLEGKLVSKFFHPIGVYRPYFAIDDQNDWEAKKSDEKFNHYIDKTATTHIDAHQLHDQYGGLFLKQAGYVNILNLLKANKNYLIDKGSYQETMFYEQDLKSHSDHFSFSDLKFKKIIFCNGIMAHQSEWFRWLPFHPVKGEIMDIEMDKRPKTIYNRGVFILPFENQNIRVGSTYKHQFDDMEPTEAGQNELKEKLSGLLNETYQVTERRAGIRPATKDRRPFIGKHPDNEHIYVFNGFGSKGVSLIPECSKLFTAYLLDGEVLDTEIDISRYYSYYSTEPKN; translated from the coding sequence ATGTACGACTACTTAATCATCGGTCATGGTCTGGCAGGAGCCATACTTTCCCAAAGATTGCTCGAAAGGGGGCAAAAAATCATGGTATTGGATCAACCGGACCAGAATCATTCCTCGGCTGTAGCCGCAGGTATATTCAATCCAATCACCGGCCGAAAGATGTTTAAAACCTGGAAGGCTGATGAGTTATTTCCTGAACTGCTCAATTTTTATCCACAACTGGAAGGTAAATTGGTGTCCAAATTTTTTCATCCTATTGGAGTGTACCGTCCATACTTCGCCATAGATGATCAAAACGACTGGGAAGCCAAAAAATCAGATGAAAAATTCAACCACTATATTGACAAAACAGCTACCACTCACATAGATGCACACCAGCTACATGACCAATATGGAGGGTTGTTTTTAAAGCAAGCCGGTTATGTGAATATCCTCAATCTTCTAAAGGCCAATAAAAACTATTTGATCGATAAGGGTAGTTATCAGGAAACAATGTTTTATGAACAGGATTTGAAGAGCCATTCTGATCACTTTTCATTCAGTGATTTGAAATTCAAGAAAATAATATTCTGTAATGGGATCATGGCTCATCAATCCGAATGGTTTCGATGGTTACCATTTCATCCAGTAAAGGGCGAAATAATGGACATCGAAATGGATAAAAGGCCAAAGACTATCTATAATCGAGGAGTCTTCATTTTACCATTTGAAAATCAGAACATCAGGGTAGGTTCTACCTATAAGCATCAGTTTGATGATATGGAACCTACTGAAGCCGGACAAAATGAATTGAAAGAGAAATTGAGCGGGTTGCTAAACGAAACATATCAAGTAACGGAAAGAAGGGCAGGGATAAGGCCAGCCACAAAAGATCGCCGACCATTCATTGGAAAACATCCAGATAATGAACATATTTATGTCTTTAATGGTTTTGGTTCTAAGGGTGTTTCTTTAATCCCAGAGTGTTCAAAACTATTCACGGCCTATTTGTTGGATGGAGAGGTGCTAGATACTGAAATTGATATAAGTCGTTATTACTCATACTATTCGACAGAACCCAAAAATTAA
- a CDS encoding translocation protein TolB: protein MRLRALLIGLLLLSTLAVQAQEHRKVFGQNRVQYKSYDWYYYSTDDYDIHYYALGEEYAKLALDYLDEEYDKLTDMLGYAPFSKTKIFLYNSPVDLKQSNIGVDGATFTIAGQTKFVKLQVEIAYPGSIVEFKKELKYRLTKMLLDDMMFGGSLAEMFQSAYLLHLPEWFIGGAANYAAYGWSVEMDDYMRDFLTKRKTKKLNRLEDIRAQMVGQSVWNYIAVKYGPSNISNILNLTRIIRNPEHSIASSLGISFKQFKYEWAEYYRNANASLDAAYDSPEKDNKLINKTGKVAKLTKVRVSPDGKYLAYVNNYRGKYTVNVRNLDNGRERTALRGGYHVINQEVTLELPIIEWITESKLGIIQNWYGTNYLVSYDVPTRTKQRKSLLRFNQIQGIGFNDNGKLAVLSADIQGQNDLYLISMRRNAVKRLTRDKYDDLNPKFIPGTDAIVFSSNRPSDTLNLELDNINDAPNNLNLFAYDLDTTTNVVYRMTNTLSNDYYPVPVDRENVFYLSDQKGIYNLYKYNFSNGIYNQVSNFRASLQEYDINRQNHDLAFLMLNNGKSRIYLHQNYNLDQTTFTPPTLRNQIEQVEFIKKRRAEQSKDDLPSEELELGEGLFDISSESEGVETEEEEEDYEDVFIDTDDYQFEDEPEEDEEDGQAFSFLTTYQKMQKEPSVTGPHAYETAFSSNNVITTFKIDPIRGFGILMEYEMNDILENHKFYGGFLAITDLKSGDFFAEYRFLKYTIDLMARYDRNVYLEERFDFSGAGDEIIQKYKKNTFTVGASLPLSVATRFDLQPFVTFTRFNNLSPDALQRNFPPQEPYVLESQNTFAGIKAHWVYDNTLANGLNLYEGSRAKISFEHYQAVSDNDLTFSNFSVDLRRYQKISRELIFAGRIYFGRSFGNNPKTYMLGGMDNWVANDSENTDQVDSPLHFSNTKDNTDILFAEFVNLRGFDYNTFSGSNVLAMNAELRFPIFKYFSRGSIKSNFLRNFQAIGFYDLGSSWSGKSPFSDEHEVNSKVVKREGSPFEAVIRTSDNPWLASYGFGIRTVLLGYYARFDFAKPIADYEVGDMQFYLSLGYDF from the coding sequence ATGCGTTTGAGAGCATTACTTATTGGTCTTCTTTTACTTTCTACACTGGCTGTACAAGCTCAGGAGCATAGAAAAGTATTTGGCCAAAATAGAGTGCAATACAAGAGCTATGACTGGTACTACTACAGTACAGACGACTATGATATTCATTATTACGCGCTGGGGGAAGAATATGCCAAATTAGCCTTGGACTATCTGGACGAAGAGTATGACAAGCTCACAGACATGCTGGGCTATGCACCTTTTTCCAAAACAAAAATTTTCCTTTACAATTCTCCTGTTGACCTGAAGCAGAGTAACATCGGTGTGGACGGGGCTACTTTTACCATTGCCGGGCAAACCAAGTTTGTCAAACTACAGGTAGAAATTGCCTATCCGGGTAGCATTGTTGAGTTCAAAAAAGAACTAAAGTATCGTTTAACAAAAATGCTATTGGACGATATGATGTTTGGAGGGAGTTTGGCAGAAATGTTTCAAAGTGCCTATCTGCTTCATTTGCCCGAGTGGTTCATAGGAGGAGCGGCCAACTACGCCGCCTATGGATGGAGTGTTGAGATGGACGATTATATGAGGGATTTCTTAACCAAAAGAAAAACAAAAAAACTGAATCGTCTCGAAGATATCAGAGCACAAATGGTAGGACAGTCAGTGTGGAACTATATCGCGGTTAAATATGGGCCCAGCAACATTTCCAACATCCTCAACCTAACAAGAATTATAAGAAACCCTGAACACAGTATAGCGAGCTCATTAGGAATTTCATTCAAGCAGTTTAAATACGAATGGGCCGAATACTACAGAAATGCAAATGCTTCGTTGGATGCAGCTTATGATTCCCCTGAAAAGGACAACAAGCTGATCAATAAAACCGGCAAAGTGGCTAAGCTTACCAAGGTTCGTGTGAGTCCTGATGGAAAATATCTCGCCTATGTCAACAACTACCGCGGCAAGTACACCGTGAATGTAAGAAATCTCGACAACGGAAGAGAAAGAACTGCGCTTCGTGGTGGTTACCATGTCATCAATCAGGAAGTAACTCTTGAGCTTCCAATCATCGAATGGATTACCGAATCCAAATTGGGTATTATACAAAACTGGTATGGCACCAATTATCTGGTTTCCTACGATGTTCCTACCAGAACTAAACAACGAAAGTCCCTTCTTAGGTTTAATCAAATTCAAGGCATCGGTTTTAATGACAATGGAAAGTTGGCGGTGCTTAGTGCTGACATTCAGGGGCAGAACGACCTGTACCTAATCAGCATGAGGAGAAATGCTGTAAAACGACTTACCAGAGACAAGTACGATGACTTGAATCCAAAGTTTATCCCGGGCACGGATGCGATTGTCTTCAGCTCCAACCGTCCGAGCGACACACTGAATCTTGAACTAGACAATATCAATGATGCCCCGAACAATTTGAACTTGTTCGCCTATGATTTAGATACCACCACAAACGTGGTCTACAGGATGACCAACACTTTGAGCAATGATTATTACCCTGTGCCAGTTGATCGTGAGAATGTATTCTACCTAAGTGATCAAAAAGGGATCTACAACCTTTACAAATACAATTTTTCGAATGGTATTTATAATCAGGTGTCTAATTTCCGGGCAAGTTTGCAGGAATATGATATTAACAGACAAAATCACGACTTGGCTTTTTTAATGCTGAATAATGGCAAGTCTAGGATCTACCTCCACCAAAATTACAACCTGGATCAAACCACCTTTACCCCACCTACTTTACGCAACCAAATAGAACAAGTAGAGTTTATAAAAAAGCGAAGAGCTGAACAGAGCAAAGATGATCTACCATCCGAAGAGCTCGAGTTGGGAGAGGGCCTTTTTGATATTTCTTCTGAGAGTGAAGGCGTAGAGACAGAAGAAGAGGAAGAAGATTACGAAGATGTATTTATTGATACGGATGATTACCAATTCGAAGATGAGCCAGAAGAAGATGAAGAGGATGGGCAAGCCTTTTCTTTTCTTACTACCTATCAGAAAATGCAAAAGGAACCAAGCGTAACAGGTCCTCATGCTTATGAAACTGCCTTCTCATCCAATAACGTCATCACCACATTTAAAATTGATCCAATTCGCGGCTTTGGAATTTTGATGGAATACGAAATGAATGATATTCTGGAAAACCATAAGTTTTATGGGGGATTTTTAGCTATTACAGACCTGAAAAGCGGTGACTTCTTTGCGGAATACCGATTCTTAAAATACACCATTGATTTGATGGCGAGATATGATAGAAACGTTTATTTGGAAGAGCGTTTTGATTTCTCTGGGGCAGGGGATGAGATTATTCAAAAGTATAAAAAGAATACCTTCACAGTGGGAGCATCTTTACCACTTTCCGTGGCCACACGTTTTGATTTACAGCCGTTTGTTACGTTTACGCGATTCAACAATCTAAGTCCAGATGCTCTACAGAGAAATTTCCCACCACAAGAACCCTATGTACTAGAGTCACAAAACACATTTGCAGGGATTAAAGCACACTGGGTATATGATAATACATTAGCCAATGGTTTAAATCTATACGAGGGAAGCCGTGCCAAAATATCTTTTGAGCATTATCAGGCTGTCTCTGATAACGATCTTACCTTCAGCAACTTCTCGGTTGACCTTCGTCGTTATCAAAAGATATCAAGAGAGTTGATTTTCGCCGGGCGTATTTACTTCGGGCGATCATTTGGAAACAATCCTAAAACTTACATGCTTGGTGGTATGGATAATTGGGTGGCTAACGACAGTGAAAACACAGATCAGGTAGATTCGCCACTTCATTTCAGTAACACAAAAGATAATACCGATATACTATTTGCTGAGTTTGTCAATCTACGAGGTTTCGATTACAACACTTTTAGCGGCTCGAATGTCTTGGCCATGAATGCCGAGCTTAGGTTTCCGATATTCAAGTATTTCTCTCGTGGGTCTATCAAGTCTAATTTCCTAAGGAACTTCCAGGCGATAGGATTCTACGACCTTGGCTCTTCCTGGTCCGGTAAGTCTCCGTTTAGTGACGAGCATGAAGTCAATAGCAAGGTGGTCAAAAGAGAAGGGTCTCCTTTTGAAGCAGTCATCAGGACTTCAGATAATCCCTGGCTGGCGAGTTATGGGTTTGGTATACGTACAGTACTTCTTGGTTATTATGCACGATTCGATTTTGCTAAGCCAATTGCCGATTATGAAGTCGGCGACATGCAGTTCTATCTGAGTTTAGGCTACGATTTTTAA